In a single window of the Pelodiscus sinensis isolate JC-2024 chromosome 18, ASM4963464v1, whole genome shotgun sequence genome:
- the PDYN gene encoding proenkephalin-B isoform X2 encodes MEWQVLVLALCLSLAHSAAADCAAQCATCALQSQDLEQRINPLICSLECQGALPSRVEWERCYHAPAAEGPGLSPLEAEAPAEPEGSPLPGGLAKRYGGFMKKLDKNRLVSLLRESALGKGGAAKKDAGFPRLPGERAAAEDYPALETGEDPEDGEPRDARKRYGGFLRKYPKRSSERAPGAEGPELEDLHKRYGGFLRRIRPKLKWDNQKRYGGFLRRQFKVTTRSEEDPAAYSGEVSDL; translated from the exons atggagtggCAGGTTCTGGTGCTGGCCCTTTGCCTGAGCCTGGCTCATTCGGCCGCTGCAGACTGCGCAGCCCAGTGCGCCACGTGTGCCCTGCAGAGCCAGGATCTGGAGCAGCGCATCAATCCGCTG ATCTGTTCCCTGGAGTGCCAGGGCGCCCTGCCGTCCCGCGTGGAGTGGGAGAGGTGCTACCACGCTCCGGCGGCGGAGGGCCCGGGCCTGTCCCCGCTGGAGGCTGAGGCGCCggcagagccagaggggagccccctccccggcgGCCTGGCCAAACGCTACGGCGGCTTCATGAAGAAGCTGGACAAGAACCGGCTGGTCTCGCTCCTGCGGGAGAGCGCCCTGGGCAAAGGCGGCGCGGCCAAGAAGGACGCCGGCTTCCCCCGCCTGCCGGGCGAGCGGGCGGCCGCGGAGGACTACCCGGCGCTGGAGACCGGGGAGGATCCCGAGGACGGCGAGCCGCGGGACGCGAGGAAGCGCTACGGAGGCTTCCTCCGCAAGTATCCCAAGCGGAGCTCGGAGCGGGCCCCCGGCGCGGAGGGCCCGGAGCTGGAAGACCTGCACAAGCGCTACGGGGGCTTCCTGCGCCGGATCCGCCCCAAGCTCAAGTGGGACAATCAGAAGCGCTACGGGGGCTTCCTGCGGCGCCAGTTCAAGGTGACGACGCGGTCGGAGGAGGACCCGGCCGCCTACTCCGGGGAGGTCTCGGACCTATAg